The Gemmatimonadales bacterium genome contains a region encoding:
- a CDS encoding prolyl oligopeptidase family serine peptidase, with translation MPTFAHLVFVPASAPSASKPRGVRLRSCAGSTFVAFLMAAGPSLAPRTAVAQTSEALSSADHAWPPRPMRLARELSAAAPSVHWAPDGRLTYSALQDGGGEASRWRALDPRTGQESAYTPPERPAGSRPRLVHPGLFVYRPPVFEAVSRDGRWFAGTHDGNVWVRSAGNDSSQVTSDGVPGDGYDVDGAKWSPDGRLLAVKKLDSRGVPTVPLVDWGAPGQSVVRQLYSRAGQKLVGAALYVVDREGGHALKIDLGPGDDPYLNIVGWSPDGAAVYFVRTSRLMKRQRLMAADPRTGRSRTVLEETSRTYVGGVPFLRGNDVIVDALRPYWLISDGRRFIWSSSRDGFNRLYLYRIDGTLLRVLTPPESEVAGVRAVDEARGWVYYTAHVDSARPYDVSLLRVRLSGGRPERLVTGPTFPRIGGIEFSPSYDFFSVRRGGIDRPPTVELRRANGALVRTLWSGSGLLRRAGWKPPQRVTAMAADGKTRLHGLLFTSRDFDAHRKYPVLDVVYPFGEAVPRTVSAGASDQALADLGFVVMAVDGRGTDGRGRAFADAFYGEFGQHEVADQVAALRQLAADRPYMDTDRVGVMGESWGGYETLRALLLEPDLFRVGVASAPAADPRRFRVSIEFLMGCLPEDCPEAYDRGASTPLLGRLQGKLMLLHGTADEDVPFGETMDLVSKLRKAGKSYQLVVFPGEGHDVSWRPERPYWWQRVTAFLKQTLGGPEPLDARKAGPRAP, from the coding sequence ATGCCCACCTTCGCCCACCTCGTGTTCGTCCCCGCGAGCGCGCCGTCTGCGTCCAAGCCGCGCGGCGTGCGTCTCCGGTCGTGCGCCGGCTCCACCTTCGTCGCCTTCCTCATGGCCGCGGGGCCGTCGCTCGCGCCGAGGACCGCCGTGGCCCAAACGAGTGAGGCGCTGTCCTCTGCGGATCACGCATGGCCGCCCCGGCCCATGCGGCTGGCCCGCGAGCTCTCCGCTGCGGCCCCATCCGTCCACTGGGCTCCGGATGGACGGCTCACCTACTCGGCGCTCCAGGACGGGGGCGGCGAGGCGAGCCGTTGGCGGGCACTGGACCCCCGAACGGGTCAGGAGAGTGCGTACACGCCGCCGGAAAGACCGGCGGGGTCCCGCCCGCGCCTCGTCCACCCCGGCCTGTTCGTCTACCGGCCGCCGGTGTTCGAGGCGGTGTCGCGCGATGGCCGCTGGTTCGCCGGGACGCACGACGGAAACGTCTGGGTCCGCTCGGCCGGCAACGACAGCTCGCAGGTTACCTCGGACGGCGTACCGGGCGACGGCTACGATGTGGATGGCGCGAAGTGGTCGCCGGACGGCCGGCTGCTGGCCGTCAAGAAGCTCGACTCCCGTGGGGTGCCGACCGTGCCGCTCGTCGACTGGGGCGCGCCGGGACAGTCCGTCGTCCGCCAGCTCTACAGCCGCGCCGGGCAGAAGCTGGTGGGCGCCGCGCTCTACGTCGTGGATCGAGAGGGCGGCCATGCCCTGAAGATCGACCTCGGCCCGGGCGACGATCCGTACCTGAACATCGTCGGCTGGAGCCCGGACGGCGCGGCGGTCTACTTCGTCCGGACGAGCCGCCTCATGAAGCGGCAGAGGCTCATGGCCGCCGACCCCCGCACGGGCCGCTCCCGCACGGTGCTGGAGGAGACCTCCCGTACCTACGTCGGCGGTGTGCCGTTCCTCCGGGGAAACGACGTCATCGTGGACGCCCTTCGTCCGTACTGGCTCATCTCCGACGGCCGGCGGTTCATCTGGTCCTCGTCTCGCGACGGCTTCAACCGGCTCTACCTGTATCGCATCGACGGGACTCTTCTTCGCGTGCTGACGCCGCCGGAATCGGAGGTGGCCGGCGTGCGGGCGGTGGACGAGGCGCGCGGCTGGGTCTACTACACCGCGCACGTGGACAGCGCGCGGCCGTACGACGTCTCGCTCCTCCGGGTGCGGCTCTCTGGCGGCCGGCCCGAGCGGCTCGTGACTGGACCGACGTTCCCCCGGATCGGGGGGATCGAGTTCAGCCCCTCCTACGATTTCTTCTCGGTTCGACGCGGCGGCATCGATCGGCCGCCCACGGTCGAGCTGCGCCGCGCGAACGGCGCACTGGTCCGGACGCTGTGGTCCGGCAGCGGGCTGCTCCGCCGGGCCGGCTGGAAACCCCCGCAGCGGGTGACGGCGATGGCGGCCGACGGGAAGACCCGGCTCCACGGGCTCCTGTTCACGTCGCGGGACTTCGATGCCCACCGGAAGTACCCGGTGCTCGACGTGGTCTACCCGTTCGGGGAGGCCGTGCCGCGCACAGTCTCCGCCGGCGCGTCCGACCAGGCCCTCGCCGACCTTGGCTTCGTGGTCATGGCCGTGGACGGGCGCGGCACCGACGGCAGGGGAAGAGCGTTCGCCGACGCCTTCTATGGCGAGTTCGGCCAGCACGAGGTGGCCGACCAGGTCGCCGCGCTCCGCCAGCTCGCGGCGGACCGGCCGTACATGGACACGGACCGCGTAGGCGTGATGGGCGAGTCCTGGGGCGGCTACGAGACGCTCCGGGCGCTCCTCCTCGAGCCGGACCTGTTCCGGGTGGGGGTGGCGAGCGCGCCGGCCGCCGACCCGCGGCGCTTTCGCGTCTCAATTGAGTTCCTGATGGGCTGTCTGCCGGAGGACTGCCCGGAGGCCTACGACCGCGGTGCGAGCACCCCGCTCCTGGGCCGCCTGCAGGGGAAGCTCATGCTCCTGCATGGCACCGCCGACGAGGACGTTCCGTTCGGCGAGACCATGGATCTCGTCTCCAAGCTCCGAAAGGCCGGCAAGTCCTACCAGCTCGTGGTCTTCCCGGGCGAGGGGCACGACGTCAGCTGGCGACCCGAGCGGCCGTACTGGTGGCAGCGCGTGACCGCGTTCCTGAAGCAGACTCTCGGCGGACCTGAGCCGCTGGACGCACGGAAGGCCGGTCCTCGAGCACCGTGA
- a CDS encoding M28 family peptidase, with translation MRRLLLAASVALLGLVLSVAGCIAAKDAGGGTAATTAAISTADLQQRLRLIADDSMMGRESGGKGDDEAAAYVASEFRRLGLEPAGKNGTYFQTVPLWRLTPDSTSVLVVGADTLRLGRDFATYGSFPQQTLANTRAVLGGSGMDSAHWIGRREAAGRIVVLDLPAGLPRSDPQPLVQRWRDATVVAITGLEKFPPALVAQFLRGGMLIPDSSLDPHALRLLIITRRAAGILLGGSPGELTPGTPGRAVSGRFGFRVTPVAYPARNVIGILRGSDPALRGEYVALSAHHDHVGFDHSPVDHDSLRAYDRVVRPQGADSPPRQPTAEESARVHAILDSLRALRPPRADSIRNGADDDGSGTVSLLEIAEAMARGPVRPRRSILFISHTGEEAGLLGSAWFTDHPTVPLDSIVGEIDQDGVGRGERTDRPIHGTGAGGPTYLEEMGATRLSKAFGATLDSVNGRQPVPFVFYRGYDQPGDPYNYFCRNDAYNYARYGIPTVSLSRGEHLDYHEVTDEEQYIDYPDLARVTTLVRDVAMVLANAPARPKLDHPKPKDPHAPCRQ, from the coding sequence ATGAGACGCCTCCTTCTGGCCGCATCCGTGGCCCTGCTGGGCTTGGTCCTTTCCGTCGCCGGCTGCATCGCCGCGAAGGACGCCGGGGGCGGCACCGCCGCCACCACGGCCGCCATTTCTACGGCCGACCTTCAGCAGCGCCTCCGCCTCATCGCCGACGACTCGATGATGGGGCGCGAGAGCGGCGGCAAGGGCGACGACGAGGCGGCCGCCTACGTCGCCTCCGAGTTCCGACGCCTGGGGCTCGAGCCCGCGGGCAAGAACGGCACGTACTTCCAGACCGTGCCGCTCTGGCGTCTGACTCCCGACTCCACCTCGGTGCTCGTCGTCGGCGCGGACACGCTCCGGCTCGGGCGGGACTTTGCGACGTACGGCAGCTTCCCGCAGCAGACACTCGCCAACACCCGAGCGGTGCTGGGCGGCTCCGGCATGGACAGCGCGCACTGGATCGGTCGACGGGAGGCGGCCGGCCGCATCGTGGTGCTCGATCTGCCGGCGGGGCTACCCCGGAGCGACCCTCAGCCTCTCGTGCAACGCTGGCGAGATGCAACGGTAGTCGCGATCACCGGGCTGGAGAAATTTCCACCGGCTCTTGTCGCGCAATTCCTGCGCGGCGGGATGTTGATTCCGGACTCGAGTCTCGACCCGCATGCCCTGCGTCTGCTGATCATCACTCGACGGGCGGCGGGCATCCTGCTGGGCGGCTCACCCGGCGAGCTGACGCCGGGAACACCCGGCCGCGCGGTGAGCGGCCGCTTCGGCTTCCGCGTCACGCCCGTCGCCTACCCGGCGCGCAACGTGATCGGCATCCTGCGCGGGAGCGATCCCGCGCTGCGCGGCGAGTACGTGGCGCTCAGCGCCCACCACGACCACGTGGGTTTCGATCACTCGCCCGTGGATCACGACTCCCTCCGGGCCTACGACCGCGTGGTCCGCCCCCAGGGCGCCGACTCCCCGCCGCGGCAACCGACGGCCGAGGAGTCGGCGCGCGTCCACGCCATTCTGGACAGCCTGCGGGCCCTGCGTCCCCCGAGGGCGGACTCCATCCGCAATGGCGCCGACGACGACGGCTCGGGCACCGTCTCACTCCTCGAGATCGCCGAAGCGATGGCGCGCGGCCCCGTCCGCCCGCGGCGCTCCATCCTGTTCATCAGCCACACTGGCGAGGAGGCCGGGCTGCTCGGCTCGGCCTGGTTCACCGACCACCCCACCGTGCCGCTCGACTCGATCGTGGGCGAGATCGACCAGGATGGGGTCGGACGCGGCGAGCGCACGGATCGGCCGATCCACGGCACGGGCGCGGGGGGTCCCACGTACCTCGAGGAGATGGGAGCCACGCGCCTTTCGAAGGCGTTCGGCGCTACGCTCGATTCGGTGAACGGGCGCCAGCCGGTCCCCTTCGTCTTCTACCGCGGCTACGACCAGCCTGGCGATCCGTACAATTACTTCTGCCGCAACGACGCCTACAACTACGCGCGCTACGGCATTCCCACGGTCAGCCTCTCGCGCGGCGAGCACCTGGACTACCACGAGGTGACCGACGAGGAGCAGTATATCGACTACCCGGACCTCGCGCGGGTGACGACGCTGGTCCGCGACGTCGCGATGGTGCTGGCAAATGCGCCGGCGCGGCCGAAGCTCGACCACCCGAAGCCGAAGGATCCCCATGCGCCATGCCGGCAGTAG
- a CDS encoding DPP IV N-terminal domain-containing protein: MRRLLLAVSVALLGLVLPLPGCIAAKDAGWLLVLCAAPVAAQQPGPDDDLQAAIRRMATIRPRFPDGFGSTPPAVHPAIVRPGLFSVYPPIREAVAPSADRLAGTTAEGDLYVRATGSQDRRIIARAEAPWRWDVEGAAWSPDGRRIAVKRIDDHAVPRIPIVDWAGDHEAVRSVPYSRVGEPLPKEQVMIVDVASGHATPVAHGFDDPYVHVLGWSADGRSLRLLRADRLLKHVDLLSADAATGAVRRILRDSSRTFVVGLPLLDGFDHELKPLHLAWFLDSRGEFLWTSERSGFQHIYLYRAGGRLVRPLTTTLPGLVHRIEGVDERRGWVYFTASTDTLHPYRQQLYRVSLEGGKPRELTQAGVLGGVEFSPSMDSIAVLRLGLPDLYQVDVMNANGANAQTFWKADLGFLKRIDFAPEVVWSLAADGRTRLRSMLVKPARFDSSRRHPVIEIIRGTPDERVVPEYLTPALVHRQALADQGFVVVVTDGRGTPGRGKAFEDFAYGRIGQVEIADHAAVLRELARDRPYMDLSRVGLLGVSWGGYFALRALLIEPQLYKAAYLAAAAVDLPRFRVAIEPYMGCLPADCPAAYGEGKNTPLIPKLQGHLSINQGTADRDVPFAAAMNLVHTLEAAGKDFELTVYPGGTHQIGAWPGIDERTNAFFRWELQEGDAAPEGSDE; encoded by the coding sequence ATGAGACGCCTCCTCCTGGCCGTATCCGTCGCCCTGCTGGGCCTGGTCCTTCCCCTCCCCGGCTGCATCGCCGCGAAGGACGCGGGATGGCTGCTGGTCCTCTGCGCCGCACCGGTCGCGGCCCAGCAGCCCGGACCCGACGACGACCTGCAGGCGGCGATCCGGCGAATGGCGACGATCCGACCCCGGTTTCCCGACGGGTTCGGTTCGACGCCGCCCGCCGTGCACCCTGCGATCGTGCGGCCGGGCCTCTTCTCCGTGTATCCCCCGATCCGTGAGGCGGTTGCCCCCTCGGCGGACCGCCTGGCAGGCACCACCGCGGAGGGCGACCTCTACGTCCGGGCTACAGGGAGCCAGGACAGGCGAATCATCGCGCGGGCCGAGGCGCCGTGGCGCTGGGACGTCGAGGGCGCGGCCTGGTCGCCCGACGGGCGACGCATCGCCGTCAAGCGCATCGACGACCACGCTGTGCCGCGCATCCCCATCGTCGACTGGGCCGGAGACCACGAGGCGGTCAGGAGCGTCCCGTATAGCCGGGTCGGCGAGCCGCTGCCGAAGGAGCAGGTGATGATCGTCGATGTGGCGAGCGGCCACGCGACGCCCGTAGCGCACGGCTTCGACGATCCCTACGTGCACGTGCTCGGCTGGAGCGCCGACGGCCGCTCGCTCCGCCTCCTCCGCGCGGACCGGCTGCTCAAGCACGTCGATCTGCTGAGCGCCGATGCCGCGACCGGCGCCGTCCGGCGGATCCTCCGCGACAGCTCTCGCACGTTCGTCGTCGGGCTCCCGCTCCTCGACGGCTTCGACCACGAGCTGAAGCCGCTGCATCTCGCCTGGTTTCTGGACAGCCGTGGCGAGTTCCTCTGGACCAGCGAGCGCAGCGGCTTCCAGCACATCTACCTGTACCGCGCCGGCGGACGGCTTGTCCGTCCGCTCACGACCACGCTGCCGGGGCTCGTGCACCGGATCGAGGGAGTCGACGAGCGGCGCGGCTGGGTCTACTTCACGGCGAGCACCGACACTCTGCACCCCTACCGGCAGCAGCTCTACCGGGTGTCGCTGGAGGGCGGGAAGCCCCGGGAGCTGACGCAGGCCGGTGTGCTCGGGGGGGTCGAGTTCTCGCCCTCGATGGACAGCATCGCCGTGCTCCGGCTGGGACTTCCGGATCTGTACCAGGTTGATGTGATGAACGCGAACGGCGCAAATGCACAGACCTTCTGGAAGGCGGATCTCGGGTTCCTGAAGAGGATCGACTTCGCGCCGGAGGTCGTGTGGAGCCTCGCCGCCGACGGGAGGACGCGCCTGCGCAGCATGCTCGTCAAGCCCGCGCGATTCGACTCGAGTCGGCGCCATCCCGTGATCGAAATCATCCGCGGCACTCCGGACGAGAGGGTCGTCCCTGAGTACCTCACTCCAGCGCTGGTGCACCGGCAGGCGCTCGCGGACCAGGGGTTCGTCGTTGTGGTGACCGATGGCCGCGGCACGCCGGGGCGCGGCAAGGCGTTCGAGGACTTCGCCTACGGGCGCATCGGGCAGGTGGAGATCGCTGATCACGCGGCGGTGCTGCGCGAGCTCGCGCGCGACCGCCCGTACATGGACCTGTCGCGTGTGGGGCTGCTCGGGGTGAGCTGGGGAGGCTACTTCGCGCTGCGGGCGCTGCTCATCGAGCCGCAGCTGTACAAGGCCGCGTACCTCGCCGCTGCGGCGGTCGATCTCCCGCGCTTCCGGGTCGCCATCGAGCCGTACATGGGCTGCCTGCCGGCCGACTGCCCCGCCGCGTACGGAGAGGGAAAGAATACGCCCCTCATCCCGAAGCTCCAGGGGCACCTGTCGATCAATCAGGGCACGGCCGACCGCGACGTGCCGTTCGCCGCCGCGATGAACCTCGTACACACGCTCGAGGCGGCCGGCAAGGATTTCGAGCTGACCGTCTACCCGGGCGGCACCCATCAGATCGGGGCCTGGCCCGGGATCGACGAGCGGACCAACGCCTTCTTCCGGTGGGAGCTGCAGGAGGGGGATGCCGCTCCGGAAGGGAGTGACGAGTGA
- a CDS encoding response regulator transcription factor, with the protein MPIRIATIEDDAQYRSSLELLFRHASEFQVVDSFGSCTVALERLDAALRTGEAPWDLVLMDVDLPGMDGIRGTRRIKALSPGMAVVVVTVFEERTTILEAICAGADGYLLKRTPADELVAQLLSIVGGGSPLSADVARTVLELVRHLGPSTGDGRGAAARVDLTERERDVLHCLVRGMSYKRAARELGISLDTVRSHIRSVYTKLQVHSVAEAVSRALREGIV; encoded by the coding sequence GTGCCGATCCGCATCGCGACCATTGAAGACGACGCGCAATACCGATCGAGCCTCGAATTGCTCTTCCGCCACGCGAGCGAGTTCCAGGTGGTGGACAGCTTCGGCTCCTGCACGGTCGCGCTCGAGCGGCTCGATGCCGCGCTGCGCACCGGCGAGGCGCCGTGGGACCTCGTTCTCATGGACGTCGATCTTCCCGGGATGGACGGCATCAGGGGCACGCGCCGGATCAAGGCACTCTCGCCGGGCATGGCGGTGGTGGTCGTGACGGTGTTCGAGGAGCGTACGACGATCCTCGAGGCCATCTGCGCCGGCGCCGACGGCTACCTCCTCAAGCGGACGCCGGCCGACGAGCTGGTCGCACAGCTTCTGTCAATCGTGGGCGGCGGCTCGCCGCTCTCGGCGGACGTCGCGCGCACGGTGCTCGAGCTCGTCCGTCACCTGGGGCCGAGCACGGGCGATGGACGGGGGGCGGCAGCGCGCGTGGATCTCACCGAGCGCGAGCGCGACGTGCTGCACTGCCTGGTGCGCGGGATGTCGTACAAGCGCGCCGCGCGCGAGCTCGGCATCAGCCTCGACACGGTGCGGAGCCACATACGGAGCGTGTACACCAAGCTGCAGGTGCACAGCGTGGCGGAAGCGGTGAGCCGGGCGCTGCGCGAAGGGATCGTGTGA
- a CDS encoding ATP-binding protein: MRHFAGEDGLPAPVLALAQDSTGFIWIGTRAGLFRYDGAEFRRWAPVQIPTEVGSLTVSPDGRVVAVDEAGRILEITATGARVIPGRAHRSPEWIDVAAFDREGHLWVMGDSTIAWRDRDGAWHTVASAALDDGQAQHILGAHDRDGVLVAAGPILWWVTAGAAPQRLLTAPHAIVDAETDGKDAVVALVGNGSLLRADSAGVHEMRDEGVPHARAISLAHRGTTFWIASDRYLTAIVPDGAPEVLGPRDGTTGGGPLLVDREGSLWLGGFTALSQYPEPDTRVWSDRDGLPSANTRFLARSGDVVWVTTWQGTGYLERRGGQWSAHAARPSLAHGAFCDAGSDALWLGSRSGFVRLTGSHMTPLLPGKPADIAGCVRASDGGMWIASSRGLLHATAAGTRVTDVPLPVTSSDKWVTVVLRDREGKLWAANGEHLCAATEARAVAMHPDWSCQALPAGTAALTGLLEMPSGTLWASSNEAGLLCYRAGRWLRAPSDSGLPTRSVLALVPARTRGVWLVGEDIVQRVAERSDGCSWNVLERLGYWEGLPEIGGGDLLEDEDGTIWIASASGVVRVPAHVRNAVPAPPRVAVVDARVDGQPVTLDGGALVLPHQRNRLELHFAALTFRDPSRVRYQVRLSERDQWVDTHGRPTFYWVDLQAGRYHAEVRASLDGKRWTSAPAVLAFRVLPPWYRTPWALSLFAVLALALIFALYRARLAYLLGLERQRTRIAMDLHDEMGSGLASIGILASVLATDGRDAAARTGVARQMADTAEELGSALSDIVWSLDPRSATLEELAAHLAERGSRLTADDMDFDTDFPAVWPVQPLPLALRRNLLLIGLEALHNAARHAAASRVVLALRGTGERWALTVRDDGMGLAAADAGTRGSGRGQRAMRQRAAEIGGRIAWEPTPGGGTTVRLEFTLPSPRAHLLARLDERFRRSVVRRGSHDHAGARADDGAHC, translated from the coding sequence GTGCGCCACTTCGCCGGCGAAGACGGGCTCCCGGCTCCGGTGCTCGCGCTCGCGCAGGACAGCACCGGCTTCATCTGGATCGGCACGCGCGCGGGGCTGTTCCGCTACGACGGCGCCGAGTTCAGGCGCTGGGCGCCGGTACAGATTCCCACCGAGGTCGGCTCGCTCACCGTCTCGCCGGATGGCCGCGTCGTGGCCGTGGACGAGGCTGGCCGCATCCTGGAGATCACCGCCACCGGCGCACGCGTGATTCCGGGACGCGCGCACCGATCGCCCGAGTGGATCGACGTGGCGGCCTTCGACCGCGAGGGGCACCTCTGGGTGATGGGGGACAGCACGATCGCGTGGCGAGATCGTGATGGCGCCTGGCACACCGTCGCATCGGCGGCGCTGGATGACGGTCAGGCGCAGCACATCCTCGGCGCGCACGATCGCGATGGCGTTCTCGTGGCGGCGGGCCCGATCCTCTGGTGGGTGACGGCCGGTGCCGCGCCGCAACGGCTGCTCACGGCGCCGCACGCGATCGTGGATGCCGAGACGGATGGCAAGGACGCCGTCGTCGCGCTCGTCGGCAATGGCAGCTTGCTGCGCGCCGACTCGGCGGGCGTCCATGAGATGCGGGACGAAGGAGTGCCGCACGCGCGCGCCATCTCACTCGCGCACCGCGGCACGACGTTCTGGATCGCCTCCGATCGCTATCTGACGGCCATCGTCCCCGATGGCGCACCGGAGGTGCTCGGGCCCCGCGACGGGACCACCGGCGGCGGCCCGTTGCTCGTGGACCGCGAGGGGAGCCTCTGGCTCGGCGGCTTCACGGCGCTCTCGCAGTACCCCGAGCCCGATACGCGTGTGTGGAGTGACCGCGATGGGCTGCCGTCCGCGAACACGCGCTTCCTGGCGCGTTCGGGCGACGTGGTGTGGGTGACCACCTGGCAGGGCACGGGCTATCTCGAGCGGCGCGGCGGGCAGTGGTCCGCGCACGCCGCCCGGCCCTCGTTGGCTCACGGAGCGTTCTGCGACGCGGGCAGCGATGCGCTCTGGCTGGGCTCGCGCTCCGGCTTCGTGCGCCTCACCGGGAGCCACATGACGCCGCTCCTTCCCGGCAAGCCCGCCGACATCGCCGGCTGCGTGCGCGCCTCCGATGGCGGAATGTGGATCGCATCTTCACGCGGACTGCTGCACGCCACAGCCGCCGGCACCCGCGTCACCGATGTCCCGCTTCCGGTGACGTCATCCGACAAGTGGGTGACCGTCGTACTGCGCGACCGCGAGGGGAAACTCTGGGCCGCGAACGGCGAGCACCTCTGCGCGGCGACCGAAGCACGCGCCGTCGCGATGCACCCCGACTGGTCGTGTCAGGCGCTCCCCGCCGGCACCGCGGCTCTCACAGGATTGCTCGAGATGCCGAGCGGCACGCTCTGGGCGTCGTCCAACGAAGCCGGCCTCCTCTGCTACCGCGCGGGTCGCTGGCTCCGCGCGCCCAGCGACTCGGGGCTCCCCACGCGCTCGGTGCTCGCATTGGTGCCGGCGCGTACGCGCGGCGTCTGGCTCGTGGGCGAGGACATCGTGCAGCGCGTGGCCGAGCGTTCCGACGGATGCAGTTGGAACGTGCTCGAGCGGCTCGGCTACTGGGAGGGACTGCCGGAGATCGGCGGCGGTGATCTGCTCGAGGACGAGGACGGCACGATCTGGATCGCCTCCGCGAGCGGCGTGGTACGCGTGCCCGCGCACGTGCGGAACGCAGTACCCGCGCCTCCGCGCGTGGCCGTCGTTGACGCACGCGTGGACGGCCAGCCGGTGACGCTCGACGGCGGCGCGCTCGTGCTGCCGCACCAGCGCAATCGGCTGGAACTGCACTTCGCCGCGCTCACCTTCCGCGATCCGTCGCGAGTGCGCTACCAGGTCCGCCTCTCGGAACGCGATCAGTGGGTCGACACGCACGGCCGCCCGACGTTCTACTGGGTGGACCTCCAGGCCGGCCGCTACCACGCCGAGGTGCGCGCTTCGCTCGACGGGAAGAGATGGACGAGCGCCCCCGCCGTGCTCGCGTTCCGCGTGCTGCCGCCATGGTACCGCACGCCATGGGCGCTGTCGCTGTTCGCCGTCCTCGCGCTCGCGCTCATCTTTGCGCTGTACCGCGCGCGGCTCGCCTACCTGCTCGGCCTCGAGCGCCAGCGCACGCGCATCGCGATGGACCTGCATGACGAGATGGGCTCCGGGCTGGCGAGCATCGGCATCCTCGCCTCGGTGCTCGCCACCGATGGGCGCGATGCCGCCGCGCGTACCGGCGTGGCGCGCCAGATGGCCGACACCGCGGAGGAGCTGGGAAGCGCGCTCTCGGACATCGTGTGGTCGCTCGACCCGCGCAGCGCCACGCTCGAGGAGCTGGCGGCGCACCTGGCCGAGCGCGGCAGCCGCCTCACAGCGGACGACATGGACTTCGACACGGACTTTCCGGCCGTGTGGCCCGTGCAGCCCCTGCCGCTGGCGCTCCGCCGCAACCTGCTGCTCATCGGACTCGAGGCGCTGCACAACGCCGCGCGTCACGCCGCGGCGTCGCGCGTGGTGCTCGCCCTGCGCGGCACCGGTGAGCGATGGGCGTTGACCGTGCGCGACGATGGCATGGGACTCGCCGCCGCCGATGCGGGCACGCGCGGCAGTGGGCGCGGCCAGCGCGCCATGCGCCAGCGCGCCGCGGAGATTGGCGGCCGCATCGCGTGGGAGCCCACGCCCGGCGGCGGCACCACGGTGCGTCTCGAGTTCACGCTTCCGTCGCCACGCGCGCACCTGCTTGCGCGGTTGGATGAGCGCTTCCGTCGCTCCGTCGTGCGGCGCGGATCGCATGATCATGCAGGTGCGCGCGCCGACGACGGCGCCCATTGTTGA
- a CDS encoding GNAT family N-acetyltransferase produces MNIEIASFEPAHAAPFAQLNREWLEAYGLMEPSNEEQLADPQRYFLDRGGQIFVALHEGEVIGTCAIVPHGVGEFELAKLTVSPAFRGQGIARRLVAHCLTYAREHAARRVVLVSNARLQAALHLYESFGFTYRAIPGAREYEHQDVYMELTLDIADPAA; encoded by the coding sequence GTGAACATCGAGATCGCGAGCTTTGAACCGGCGCACGCCGCCCCCTTCGCCCAGCTCAATCGCGAGTGGCTCGAAGCGTACGGCCTCATGGAGCCATCGAACGAAGAGCAGCTTGCCGATCCGCAGCGCTACTTCCTCGATCGCGGCGGCCAGATCTTCGTCGCGCTGCACGAGGGCGAGGTCATCGGGACCTGTGCGATCGTCCCGCATGGCGTCGGCGAATTCGAGCTGGCCAAGCTCACGGTGTCGCCGGCGTTCCGGGGGCAGGGGATTGCTCGCCGGCTGGTCGCGCACTGCCTGACGTACGCGCGGGAGCACGCGGCCCGCCGAGTGGTCCTGGTGTCGAACGCGCGACTCCAGGCGGCCCTTCATCTCTATGAGTCGTTCGGTTTCACGTACCGCGCGATTCCAGGCGCGCGCGAGTACGAGCACCAGGATGTGTACATGGAGTTGACGCTGGACATCGCGGATCCAGCGGCCTGA